In Acidimicrobiia bacterium, one genomic interval encodes:
- a CDS encoding YlcI/YnfO family protein encodes MTKQTTVRLPQELAEDAEAVARVRGTSVNRLIVDSLEAEIERVRADEDFTERAKRLLERDKELLDRLAR; translated from the coding sequence ATGACTAAGCAGACGACGGTGCGGTTGCCGCAAGAACTTGCCGAGGATGCTGAGGCGGTAGCACGGGTAAGGGGCACCAGTGTGAATCGGTTGATTGTTGATTCACTGGAGGCTGAGATTGAGCGTGTGCGGGCTGACGAGGATTTCACTGAGCGGGCGAAGCGTCTCCTGGAGCGGGATAAAGAATTACTGGACCGTTTGGCTCGGTGA
- a CDS encoding arsenate reductase ArsC codes for MTTSKPKPTVLFVCVHNAGRSQMAAGLLAHLAGDRIDVRSAGSEPANQLNPAVVNVMHEVGIDITAEFPKLLTTDAVKAADVVITMGCGDTCPIFPGKRYEDWQLDDPAGQGIEAVRPIRDEIERRVRELIAQLT; via the coding sequence ATGACCACTTCCAAACCGAAACCGACTGTCCTATTTGTTTGTGTCCACAACGCGGGCCGCTCACAAATGGCCGCCGGGCTGCTCGCTCACCTGGCAGGTGATCGGATCGACGTGCGATCTGCCGGGTCTGAGCCCGCCAACCAGCTCAACCCAGCCGTCGTAAACGTGATGCACGAGGTCGGCATCGACATCACCGCCGAGTTCCCCAAGCTGCTCACCACCGACGCAGTGAAGGCCGCTGATGTTGTAATCACGATGGGTTGCGGCGATACCTGCCCTATCTTCCCCGGCAAACGCTACGAAGACTGGCAGCTCGATGACCCCGCTGGCCAGGGCATTGAGGCTGTCCGACCGATCCGGGACGAAATCGAGCGCCGCGTTCGCGAGCTCATCGCCCAACTCACCTGA